A portion of the Solea senegalensis isolate Sse05_10M linkage group LG17, IFAPA_SoseM_1, whole genome shotgun sequence genome contains these proteins:
- the LOC122784203 gene encoding mitoregulin-like, with protein sequence MAEVSERTLQVAVVVSFAAGFLAGWQANRMRRKFLDWRKKRLQDKLSETQKKLDLA encoded by the coding sequence ATGGCAGAAGTGTCGGAGAGGACGCTGCAGGTGGCCGTCGTGGTCTCTTTCGCCGCCGGTTTCTTGGCGGGCTGGCAGGCCAACAGGATGAGAAGGAAGTTTCTGGACTGGAGGAAGAAACGACTGCAGGACAAACTGTCAGAGACGCAGAAGAAGCTGGATTTAGCGTGA
- the sgk1 gene encoding serine/threonine-protein kinase Sgk1 isoform X2, which yields MTVKTQTEKSVLTYSKCRGLVGLVTAFMKQRKMGLNDFIQKLATNSYSCKHPEVQSILNLNPPQDAELMNANPSPPPSPSQQINLGPSSNPSAKPNDFHFLKVIGKGSFGKVLLAHHRTDDQFYAVKVLQKKAILKKKEEKHIMSERNVLLKNVKHPFLVGLHYSFQTTDKLYFVLDYINGGELFYHLQRERFFLEPRARFYAAEIASALGYLHSLNIVYRDLKPENILLDSQGHIILTDFGLCKENIEPNGTTSTFCGTPEYLAPEVLHKQPYDRTVDWWCLGAVLYEMLYGLPPFYSRNTAEMYDNILNKPLQLKPNISNAARHLLEGLLQKDRTKRLGCAEDFIEIKNHVFFSPINWDELNAKKITPPFNPNVTGPNDLRHFDPEFTDEPVPNSIGCSPDSALVTASIKDAAEAFLGFSYAPSMDSYL from the exons ATGACGGTCAAAACGCAAACGGAAAAGTCAGTCCTCACTTACTCCAAGTGTAGAGGACTAGTGGGATTAGTCACCG CTTTCATGAAACAGAGGAAAATGGGTCTGAACGACTTCATTCAGAAGCTTGCCACCAACTCCTACTCCTGCAAGCA tccaGAGGTTCAGTCTATTCTGAACTTAAATCCACCTCAGGATGCTGAGCTCATGAATGCAAACCCCTCTCCTCCT CCCAGTCCATCCCAGCAGATAAACCTCGGTCCCTCCTCCAACCCTTCAGCCAAACCCAACGACTTCCACTTCCTCAAGGTGATCGGCAAAGGCAGCTTCGGCAAAGTCCTGCTGGCACATCACCGCACAGATGACCAGTTCTACGCTGTCAAAGTCTTACAGAAGAAGGCCATTCTCAAGAAGAAGGAG GAAAAACACATCATGTCAGAGAGGAATGTACTGCTAAAGAATGTCAAGCATCCATTCTTGGTCGGCCTGCACTACTCTTTCCAAACAACAGACAAACTCTACTTTGTCTTGGACTACATCAATGGTGGAGAG ttgTTCTACCACCTCCAGAGAGAGCGCTTCTTCCTCGAGCCCAGGGCCAGGTTCTACGCTGCAGAGATCGCCAGCGCCCTCGGCTACCTCCACTCTCTGAACATTGTCTACAGAGACCTGAAGCCAGAGAACATCCTGCTGgactcacagggacacatcaTCCTCACAGACTTCGGCCTGTGCAAGGAGAACATTGAACCCAACGGGACCACGTCGACCTTCTGTGGCACACCAGAG TACTTAGCTCCTGAGGTGCTTCACAAGCAGCCGTACGACAGGACGGTAGACTGGTGGTGTTTAGGGGCCGTTCTCTATGAAATGCTCTATGGCCTG CCTCCGTTCTACAGCCGTAACACAGCGGAGATGTATGACAACATCCTGAACAAGCCACTGCAGCTGAAACCCAACATTTCCAACGCAGCCAGACACTTGCTGGAGGGTTTGCTACAGAAGGATCGCACCAAGAGGCTGGGCTGCGCAGAAGACTTT attGAAATAAAGAACCACGTATTCTTCTCTCCCATCAACTGGGATGAACTCAATGCCAAAAAAATCACCCCTCCCTTCAACCCCAATGTG ACTGGTCCCAATGACCTGCGGCACTTTGATCCAGAGTTCACTGATGAGCCGGTGCCCAACTCCATAGGCTGTTCTCCAGACAGTGCACTTGTCACAGCCAGCATCAAAGATGCTGCCGAAGCCTTCCTGGGTTTCTCCTATGCCCCTTCTATGGACTCCTACCTATAG